Proteins from a single region of Aquirhabdus parva:
- a CDS encoding autotransporter outer membrane beta-barrel domain-containing protein, with amino-acid sequence MSNIELQISETVIALQTQSGTVIDLVAGAVVVLDPSSLVDTLVLSRMSAISSGLSIASSSVSTISSGLSIVASTVSNTTSILSALSSGFSTIRSSVSAISSGLTTTNTAVSTLSAGLSNISTSLSNTTSAVSAVSSGLSTARSSVSAVSSGLSSVSSGLSSVNSAVSALSSGLSMTISGVSSVSSGLSSVSTGLSNSTSAISAVSSGLSSTIAQVTVSLSNTNAAGVAISSGLSVTTSSVSAISSSLSMAYDSFGLAINNTNSAVSSISSGLSITTSSVSAVSSGLAALGSMATQNASTVNITGGAITTTGGVTIDSGTTGALTIKSGTAVETNFLMRRIGANVDEGKIQIRHLGTAAFDIRSLNDAGSSAHSILRAERSSGISWSMLQLLPISGQVVVGANTVPSADKFGVVGRGYFSQGLTSVGSTDIDGTTNGGALISNATTGQAQLTFVKKGAAVDEKNVDFLLAPSGSFIMRTASDNWANGTTEIMRAVRGTGINVTALQLLPTMGQVLMGTSSASGGDKLRVSGSASFLSPTSLGKYTLSTLPSAAAFNGYLIDVTDATGGAKTCRSNGTNWQILNTTTTVA; translated from the coding sequence ATGTCCAACATCGAATTGCAGATAAGTGAAACCGTCATTGCCTTACAGACCCAAAGCGGCACCGTGATTGATCTGGTTGCCGGTGCCGTGGTGGTTCTCGATCCCTCAAGCCTTGTTGACACGCTGGTGCTGAGTCGCATGTCTGCCATTTCAAGCGGACTCAGTATCGCCAGCAGTAGCGTTTCAACCATCAGCAGTGGCCTCTCTATAGTGGCATCCACCGTGAGCAACACCACAAGTATCCTGTCTGCCCTGAGCAGTGGGTTCAGTACCATTCGCAGTTCAGTCTCTGCCATCTCCAGTGGACTGACCACCACCAACACAGCCGTATCTACTCTCTCGGCAGGCTTAAGCAATATCTCAACCAGCCTCAGCAATACCACATCAGCAGTCTCCGCCGTATCCAGTGGTCTCAGCACCGCACGTTCTTCCGTCTCGGCGGTCAGTAGTGGGCTCAGCAGCGTATCCAGTGGCTTGAGTAGCGTCAACAGTGCGGTGTCTGCCTTGAGTAGTGGCCTCAGTATGACCATCAGCGGTGTCTCGTCGGTATCGAGTGGACTCAGTAGCGTCTCCACTGGCCTCAGCAATAGCACGAGTGCCATTTCAGCAGTCAGTAGTGGTCTGAGCAGTACCATTGCCCAAGTGACGGTCTCGTTGAGCAATACCAATGCAGCAGGCGTTGCGATCAGCAGTGGTTTGAGTGTCACGACCAGTTCTGTCTCCGCCATCAGCAGTTCACTCAGCATGGCTTATGACTCATTTGGTCTTGCGATCAATAACACCAACAGTGCTGTATCTAGTATCTCATCAGGTCTTAGTATCACCACCAGTTCTGTGTCCGCAGTATCGAGTGGACTGGCTGCCCTCGGCAGCATGGCAACGCAAAATGCCAGCACTGTAAACATCACAGGCGGCGCAATCACCACCACGGGAGGCGTCACTATAGATTCAGGAACAACAGGGGCTCTGACTATTAAATCCGGCACCGCTGTAGAAACCAATTTCTTAATGCGGCGTATAGGTGCAAACGTTGATGAAGGTAAGATTCAGATTCGCCATTTGGGAACTGCGGCCTTCGACATCCGCAGTCTGAACGACGCTGGTAGTTCAGCACATAGTATCTTACGTGCGGAACGATCATCGGGCATTAGCTGGTCGATGCTGCAACTTCTACCGATCAGTGGTCAAGTCGTAGTTGGGGCGAATACGGTTCCCTCAGCCGATAAATTCGGCGTCGTCGGACGCGGTTACTTCTCGCAAGGATTGACCTCTGTTGGTAGCACCGATATTGACGGTACTACCAATGGTGGTGCCTTGATCTCCAATGCGACGACTGGACAAGCGCAGTTGACCTTCGTTAAGAAAGGCGCGGCGGTGGATGAAAAGAACGTTGACTTTCTATTGGCACCCTCTGGGTCATTCATTATGCGAACAGCCTCAGACAATTGGGCCAACGGAACCACGGAAATCATGCGCGCAGTCCGAGGTACGGGGATCAATGTCACCGCCTTACAACTCCTGCCCACCATGGGGCAAGTCTTGATGGGGACTTCTAGCGCAAGTGGTGGCGATAAATTGCGGGTCAGTGGAAGTGCATCCTTTTTGTCTCCGACCAGTCTGGGCAAATACACCCTGTCTACCTTACCCAGTGCAGCTGCTTTCAACGGCTATCTGATCGACGTCACCGATGCGACTGGCGGTGCTAAAACGTGCCGCTCCAATGGCACCAACTGGCAAATCTTAAATACAACCACCACCGTGGCTTAA
- a CDS encoding phage holin family protein, which yields MQDYEKNGLMLIVIGALIGLGKVLASNEILTLRLLIGRTLLGSGSSLVAGAIVMQIPDISPLALVGIGSALGIAGASVIEAWVRKKSGVNQ from the coding sequence ATGCAAGACTACGAAAAAAACGGCCTCATGCTCATCGTGATTGGCGCCTTGATTGGCCTTGGCAAAGTGCTCGCCAGCAATGAAATTCTCACGCTGCGTCTGCTCATCGGTCGCACCTTACTCGGCTCCGGCTCATCGCTGGTTGCGGGTGCAATCGTCATGCAAATCCCCGACATCTCACCACTGGCTTTGGTCGGTATCGGCAGTGCCTTGGGGATTGCAGGGGCAAGCGTGATCGAAGCGTGGGTGAGGAAAAAGAGCGGAGTCAATCAATGA
- a CDS encoding Hint domain-containing protein, giving the protein MPTTQTWTGSGGDGTWGNSANWSTGTLPSTLDGVVFSSGPAATLTTSSGLVKIASLTMNSPAASLTVQGSLTVGAAHLNMVPNFIDSSQGSLIVDGGSLTAGQYVTSATGNVQLTNGGTYLWQGTGVSTQTIDMGDSINDSFVFTQQFGGTIQNFHAGQFISYSGGVNSVSVGTNTITFNASNGSTYTINLTGNYDSSNLIVSGNSVYTTVPVCFVSGSLIRTVRGDVPVETLRVGDIVITASGEQQPIVWLGNRTLKFDLSNEQRYEDAWPIKVQAGAFGPDQPYSDLWLSPGHSVGLNVIDDIFIPVGHLTNGATIAQMEVDQVTYWHVELENHDTLIANGLDAESYYDSGNRAWFKNKSDSSNPDLKYGVLSRDYGRPVIQGGAILEAVRTQLRTRAEKLGWVRSEDLDIHLMINGERVNPEIDGHVAQFLIPANATDVVLMSNTFVPAEWSATNQGDRRQLGLYVKSFHIHGMKGSQDVAVDDPCFSSGFHIPEVTTDGSSQRWTNGRLPMPSQLWSANAAFFSVLRVTMKSVSHPCWLKSPEAIQVKQPPSLTLRTVA; this is encoded by the coding sequence ATGCCAACAACACAAACGTGGACAGGATCGGGTGGGGATGGGACTTGGGGGAATAGTGCAAACTGGTCTACTGGCACGTTGCCCAGTACTTTAGATGGCGTGGTGTTTAGCAGTGGTCCCGCCGCAACGCTGACTACATCATCAGGATTGGTCAAAATTGCAAGCTTGACCATGAACTCACCAGCAGCATCATTGACTGTTCAAGGCAGTCTGACCGTGGGTGCTGCCCATCTCAACATGGTTCCCAATTTTATCGATTCAAGCCAAGGCTCATTGATCGTTGACGGCGGCAGTTTGACCGCAGGTCAGTATGTGACTTCGGCAACGGGGAATGTACAACTCACCAACGGCGGCACCTATCTCTGGCAGGGCACGGGCGTATCCACCCAAACCATCGATATGGGTGACAGCATCAACGATTCCTTTGTGTTCACGCAGCAGTTTGGCGGCACCATTCAAAACTTCCATGCGGGTCAATTCATCTCCTATAGCGGTGGTGTAAATTCAGTCTCCGTCGGCACGAACACGATTACGTTTAATGCCTCAAACGGTTCGACTTACACCATCAATCTGACCGGTAATTATGACTCAAGCAATCTCATCGTCAGTGGCAACAGCGTTTATACCACCGTGCCAGTGTGCTTCGTATCAGGCTCTCTGATCCGGACTGTACGCGGAGATGTGCCTGTTGAAACCCTGCGGGTGGGTGATATCGTCATCACCGCATCTGGTGAGCAACAACCGATAGTCTGGCTGGGCAATCGTACCTTGAAATTTGATCTTAGCAATGAGCAGCGCTATGAAGACGCATGGCCGATCAAAGTACAAGCGGGTGCTTTTGGTCCTGATCAGCCATATAGCGATCTCTGGTTATCACCAGGACACTCGGTGGGTCTCAATGTAATTGATGACATCTTCATCCCCGTCGGTCATTTGACCAATGGCGCGACCATTGCGCAAATGGAAGTTGATCAAGTGACTTATTGGCATGTCGAACTCGAAAATCATGATACTTTGATCGCCAATGGTTTGGATGCAGAGAGTTATTATGACTCTGGCAATCGTGCATGGTTTAAAAACAAATCGGACAGCAGTAATCCTGATCTCAAATATGGTGTGTTGAGTCGGGATTATGGTCGCCCTGTTATTCAAGGTGGCGCGATTCTTGAGGCGGTGCGCACCCAATTGCGCACACGTGCCGAGAAATTGGGCTGGGTTAGAAGCGAAGACTTGGATATCCATCTCATGATCAATGGCGAGCGCGTCAATCCTGAGATTGATGGCCATGTTGCCCAGTTTTTGATCCCTGCAAATGCGACGGATGTGGTACTGATGTCCAATACCTTTGTCCCTGCTGAGTGGTCAGCCACTAACCAAGGTGATCGTCGCCAACTAGGGCTGTATGTCAAATCCTTCCATATTCATGGCATGAAAGGCAGTCAAGACGTCGCAGTCGATGATCCTTGCTTTAGCTCAGGTTTCCACATCCCTGAGGTCACCACAGATGGATCGAGTCAACGTTGGACAAATGGCCGTCTGCCCATGCCAAGTCAACTGTGGTCGGCCAATGCTGCATTCTTCTCTGTACTGCGTGTCACCATGAAGAGTGTTTCTCATCCGTGCTGGCTGAAGTCCCCTGAAGCGATTCAGGTCAAGCAACCACCTAGCCTCACCCTACGCACCGTAGCCTAA
- a CDS encoding lysozyme — MSTVKTPAKAPLKALVQSPKTIGASLVLAGASLIALIAGHEGTRYKPYRDIAGVLTVCEGITGAGVIAGKTYTRAECDALIQERVLIAGRGVLSCVKVPLNQNQYNAFTDIAYNIGTTAFCKSSIVTQLNQRNYTEGCNRIALYNKAGGKVVQGLVTRREEERRLCLRVVE, encoded by the coding sequence ATGAGTACCGTCAAAACACCTGCTAAAGCGCCGCTTAAAGCGCTCGTCCAAAGTCCCAAAACCATCGGTGCCAGCCTCGTGCTGGCTGGTGCGTCTCTGATTGCTCTGATCGCAGGGCACGAAGGCACACGCTACAAACCGTATCGTGATATCGCAGGGGTGCTGACGGTATGTGAAGGCATTACCGGCGCTGGCGTCATTGCAGGTAAAACCTACACCCGCGCCGAGTGCGATGCCCTGATTCAAGAGCGCGTCCTGATCGCAGGTCGGGGTGTGCTGTCGTGCGTCAAGGTGCCCCTAAACCAGAACCAATACAACGCCTTTACAGATATCGCCTACAACATCGGTACTACTGCATTTTGCAAAAGCAGCATCGTGACCCAGCTCAACCAGCGCAACTATACGGAAGGCTGCAATCGGATAGCGCTGTATAACAAAGCGGGGGGCAAGGTGGTGCAAGGGTTGGTCACGCGGAGGGAGGAGGAGAGGCGGTTATGTTTAAGGGTTGTTGAGTAA
- a CDS encoding Hsp20/alpha crystallin family protein, with product MNTHLTKSNGIFDDFFRGFSPAFYVKPLHGDGLPEAGQFKVDVKETNKKYEIHAEIPGVSKENIDIAIDRNLVTIQAEIAQHDEDRQEGKLLKSERYYGSVSRSFTLPTDVDADHAKASYEQGVLVLTLPKKEGSTHKHLTVE from the coding sequence ATGAATACTCATCTCACCAAATCCAATGGGATTTTTGATGATTTCTTTCGCGGGTTTTCCCCTGCATTTTATGTCAAACCCCTGCATGGCGATGGTCTGCCAGAGGCTGGTCAGTTTAAGGTTGATGTGAAAGAAACCAATAAAAAATATGAAATACACGCGGAGATTCCTGGCGTTAGCAAGGAGAACATTGATATTGCGATTGATCGCAATCTGGTGACGATCCAAGCGGAGATAGCACAGCATGATGAAGATCGTCAGGAAGGAAAATTGCTAAAAAGTGAACGCTACTACGGCTCTGTGTCGCGGAGTTTTACACTGCCCACAGATGTCGATGCGGATCATGCGAAGGCGTCTTATGAGCAAGGGGTACTGGTGCTGACGTTACCTAAGAAAGAAGGCAGCACTCATAAGCATCTGACGGTTGAGTAA
- a CDS encoding MORN repeat-containing protein, with product MNRFTQYAVMTMMLISSEHLFAKPTWVKDEKGCAALHILDEIPLKQTTMVWQGTCQNGRVSGTGSLDWFDGKQLYLHQDGVFLNGSQTGHAHMTWPTLHYRYEGEVSEGLPHGEGIVTFDNGNIMKGHFNHGDITFGDIIRKDMTYHGEMKNGLIEGKGVAIQRNGDRYEGEAINDMPEGHGVFTWVNGDRYDGQFLAGERTGQGTYLWTNGDRYDGQLVDSKRTGKGIFKWAIGDRYEGDFVEDQMQGKGIYLLANGERYEGDFVQGKRTGQGILTRINGDRYIGQFLNDQWTGHGVYIWANGDRFEGQFIDGKKTGKGTMTWMSGDRYEGDFSESKQTGQGTYTWANGDQYVGQFVDGKRTGKGRIIWTSGDRYEGDFVGGEATGSGTRTWSDGSNYMGTFKQGLMDGYGVVTEANGHAFEGHFVRGAFVKKSTVPD from the coding sequence ATGAATCGCTTTACGCAATATGCGGTCATGACAATGATGCTGATCAGTTCAGAACATCTCTTTGCCAAGCCCACATGGGTCAAAGATGAGAAAGGATGTGCTGCATTGCATATCCTGGATGAAATCCCACTAAAGCAAACAACCATGGTCTGGCAGGGGACTTGTCAAAATGGACGGGTCAGCGGTACAGGGTCACTGGATTGGTTTGATGGCAAACAGCTCTATTTACATCAAGACGGCGTATTTTTAAACGGCTCCCAGACCGGTCATGCACACATGACGTGGCCGACACTGCATTATCGATACGAAGGCGAAGTCAGCGAGGGTTTACCTCATGGGGAGGGGATCGTGACTTTTGATAATGGCAATATCATGAAAGGTCACTTCAATCATGGAGACATTACGTTTGGTGACATCATCCGTAAAGACATGACCTATCACGGCGAGATGAAGAATGGCCTCATTGAAGGTAAAGGAGTTGCGATACAGCGCAATGGTGACCGGTACGAAGGTGAAGCGATCAACGATATGCCCGAAGGCCACGGTGTCTTTACGTGGGTTAATGGGGATCGTTATGACGGGCAATTTTTGGCAGGTGAACGGACTGGTCAAGGCACGTATCTATGGACCAATGGCGATCGTTATGACGGGCAGCTTGTTGATAGCAAGAGAACAGGGAAAGGCATCTTTAAGTGGGCGATTGGTGATCGCTACGAAGGCGACTTTGTTGAGGACCAAATGCAAGGTAAAGGGATCTATCTTTTGGCGAACGGCGAGCGCTACGAAGGTGACTTTGTTCAGGGAAAACGTACGGGGCAGGGCATTCTGACACGCATCAATGGTGATCGTTATATAGGACAGTTTCTCAATGATCAATGGACGGGTCATGGCGTGTATATCTGGGCCAATGGTGATCGTTTTGAGGGGCAGTTTATCGATGGTAAAAAGACAGGCAAAGGCACAATGACTTGGATGAGTGGCGATCGATATGAAGGTGACTTTTCTGAGAGCAAACAGACGGGTCAGGGTACTTATACGTGGGCGAATGGCGACCAATACGTCGGGCAATTTGTTGACGGTAAGCGGACAGGCAAAGGGCGCATCATCTGGACCAGCGGCGATCGCTATGAAGGCGATTTTGTCGGTGGCGAGGCAACGGGGAGTGGCACCCGAACATGGTCGGATGGCTCTAATTATATGGGTACTTTTAAACAGGGTCTTATGGATGGATATGGGGTCGTGACCGAGGCAAACGGACATGCTTTTGAAGGTCACTTTGTGCGTGGCGCTTTTGTGAAGAAAAGTACTGTCCCGGATTGA
- a CDS encoding SH3 domain-containing protein — protein MGKMTSICLLISLFLTGCSRSEGTVVLGKDTPLVKRHDALTERDIKENQIAILPSGMRLDVEEESYNKDSMVYKVKTADGKEGWIFFDGYMEFTDSHP, from the coding sequence ATGGGCAAGATGACGAGTATATGTCTCTTGATTTCGTTGTTTTTAACGGGATGTAGTCGTTCGGAAGGCACGGTTGTTCTTGGCAAAGATACGCCTTTAGTGAAGCGACACGATGCGCTGACAGAACGTGATATTAAAGAGAATCAGATCGCCATATTACCTTCGGGTATGCGACTTGATGTCGAGGAAGAAAGCTATAACAAGGATAGTATGGTTTATAAAGTGAAAACCGCGGATGGCAAAGAGGGCTGGATATTTTTTGACGGCTATATGGAGTTTACTGATAGTCACCCTTAA
- a CDS encoding DNA-3-methyladenine glycosylase family protein codes for MYPTFTSANFQILCDELAVRDADLGHIIHTHGYPPMWTRNNSFETLVHIILEQQVSLASALAALNQLRARIGIVTPERVLTLSDEELKACYFSRQKTAYVRGLAEALMTKQLDLIALETLPNDEVRRILCGLKGIGDWTADVYLMFVLRRTDLFPLGDLAAVNALKTIKGLPKVTPRETLLTITQDWQPSRTIAAMILWHYYLSVRKKA; via the coding sequence ATGTACCCCACATTTACTTCTGCTAATTTTCAAATCCTGTGTGATGAACTCGCCGTCCGTGATGCTGACTTAGGGCACATCATCCACACCCACGGCTATCCCCCGATGTGGACACGCAACAACAGCTTTGAAACGCTCGTGCATATCATCCTTGAACAACAAGTGTCGCTCGCCTCTGCCCTTGCAGCACTTAATCAATTACGCGCACGAATTGGTATCGTAACGCCTGAACGGGTTCTTACATTAAGTGATGAAGAATTAAAAGCCTGTTATTTTAGTCGGCAGAAGACCGCCTATGTCCGGGGACTGGCAGAAGCGCTGATGACCAAGCAGTTAGATTTGATCGCGCTGGAGACGCTGCCGAATGATGAAGTCCGCCGGATCTTGTGTGGACTCAAAGGGATTGGCGACTGGACGGCGGATGTTTATCTCATGTTTGTCTTAAGGCGTACGGACCTGTTTCCGCTGGGCGATCTGGCTGCGGTAAACGCACTCAAGACGATCAAGGGACTGCCCAAGGTGACGCCACGTGAGACGTTGCTCACGATCACCCAAGACTGGCAGCCCAGTCGCACCATCGCAGCAATGATCTTATGGCATTATTATTTGAGTGTGCGAAAGAAAGCTTAA
- a CDS encoding hemerythrin domain-containing protein encodes MSLTIYEALRQSHEIQRDLYAKLLKTQGDSTERDELFTSLKIELAAHAAAEERHFLIPLLVQDSGINISRHAIAEHHELDELVEKLEETDYSNTGWLAHAKALADEIEHHLGEEEHGFFQFSGKLLTDKQKTDFAQAYLTEYDRLKVKFAEEA; translated from the coding sequence ATGTCATTGACCATTTACGAAGCACTGCGTCAGAGCCACGAAATTCAACGTGACCTTTATGCCAAATTACTGAAAACCCAAGGCGACAGTACCGAGCGTGATGAACTATTCACCAGTCTAAAAATTGAATTAGCCGCGCATGCCGCCGCCGAAGAAAGACACTTCCTCATTCCCTTACTGGTTCAAGACTCAGGCATCAACATCTCCCGTCATGCTATCGCAGAGCATCATGAACTCGATGAGTTGGTCGAAAAGCTTGAAGAAACCGACTATAGCAACACCGGCTGGCTGGCGCATGCCAAAGCACTGGCGGATGAAATCGAACATCACTTGGGGGAAGAAGAACATGGCTTTTTTCAGTTCTCAGGCAAGCTACTCACTGACAAACAAAAAACCGATTTTGCCCAAGCGTATTTAACCGAATACGACCGCTTAAAAGTGAAATTTGCTGAAGAGGCATAG
- a CDS encoding phage baseplate protein, which translates to MAATAGILVAPRFQAFDKLGRPLIGGRVEAYQAGSSTVALDTYSDPDRLFKNTWPVLLDDAGSAAIYISGAYYIRILDANGVLIAEGDGIADAYSVAKSIIDGLSGGSTTIESRVSDLESEVDDLQDQYNNQKDTFDAYKTSNNTALTTLGTNQTTALTNAISTQNSAMLAAVDALRVDMNNKIAGLQIKVGGLYFTESNANPASDLGYGSWSRVAQGMTLVSLSTNPLDPAWTKSVGSTYGEYAHALTTDENGPHSHTNGGVGAPNSRAWSNSSADPTPGAGNTGSSGLGTPHNNVQPSYVVNVWKRLS; encoded by the coding sequence ATGGCTGCAACCGCAGGAATTCTCGTCGCCCCCCGTTTTCAAGCCTTTGACAAACTCGGTCGCCCTCTGATCGGTGGTCGTGTCGAAGCCTATCAAGCAGGCAGCAGCACTGTCGCGCTCGACACTTATAGCGACCCAGACCGACTCTTTAAAAATACATGGCCCGTCTTGCTGGATGATGCCGGCTCAGCCGCCATCTACATCAGCGGTGCGTACTACATCCGCATACTAGATGCCAACGGCGTTTTGATTGCCGAAGGGGATGGCATTGCCGATGCCTATAGCGTCGCCAAGAGTATCATCGACGGTTTAAGTGGCGGCTCAACCACCATCGAAAGTCGGGTTAGTGATCTGGAGTCCGAAGTCGATGACCTGCAAGACCAATACAACAACCAGAAAGACACCTTCGACGCATACAAAACCAGCAACAACACTGCGCTCACAACCTTGGGCACCAACCAGACCACCGCCTTGACCAATGCCATCAGCACTCAGAACAGTGCCATGCTAGCCGCCGTGGATGCGCTGCGTGTTGATATGAACAACAAGATTGCAGGACTCCAGATTAAAGTCGGTGGCTTGTACTTCACCGAAAGCAATGCCAACCCTGCCAGTGACTTGGGCTATGGGTCATGGAGCCGTGTTGCCCAAGGCATGACCTTGGTCAGTCTCTCCACCAATCCGCTTGACCCTGCATGGACCAAGTCCGTGGGCAGCACCTACGGTGAATACGCCCATGCACTCACCACCGATGAAAACGGACCGCATAGTCACACCAACGGTGGCGTTGGAGCGCCAAACAGCCGGGCATGGTCCAACTCCTCAGCCGACCCAACACCTGGGGCAGGCAATACCGGCTCATCGGGCCTCGGCACCCCGCACAACAACGTCCAGCCGTCATACGTGGTCAACGTCTGGAAGCGCCTGTCTTAA
- a CDS encoding right-handed parallel beta-helix repeat-containing protein: MATSVFDYMSAAQIADVQAGSASIDVSTAINTAIGANTGDLSFPPGIYLLNSTINVNKSNLNLIGSGKGATTLTSGNATQDIITVSALSNNNVIRSLSITSKVAKTGGAAISVSNCHDVRISDIRIDNVYNGIVFDGGAQQYLYFLDNFEINGGYIGVLVGPSTNVQDLWIDSGSIANTTNDGVLLLRVTGIYMSKVDIMGAQKHGLEMYPPTGFYVSGFFTNVLCDTCANHGWAIGTNGGTTAEVLMTDCWGSSCGNGTTQYHGLYVDEGVSGGRVSVVKINGGSFMNNWNNGIKLQKGDAVTLSGTQVLCNNVSQTASVGGLQVSNAFGNVNITGGFYANAGLEFTNRQNYGISIDSGYSGLCSILGSHVTPNLIGGMNLPSSLPSGLKVITCAGFNTVNKGSGKLSAGSSFVIVNHNLNVTPKIEELSIDISGNPTAAGLGNIWIDPSTLNATSFKVIANTVASGDLYFNWQAHTLGA, translated from the coding sequence ATGGCTACAAGCGTTTTTGATTACATGTCAGCAGCTCAAATTGCTGATGTTCAAGCAGGCTCAGCATCAATTGATGTTTCTACTGCAATTAATACTGCTATTGGTGCAAATACAGGAGATTTAAGCTTCCCGCCAGGCATCTATTTATTGAATAGTACAATCAATGTCAATAAAAGCAATCTTAACCTGATTGGATCAGGGAAAGGTGCTACAACTCTCACATCGGGTAATGCAACCCAGGATATTATTACGGTTTCGGCACTCAGTAATAATAATGTTATTCGTAGTCTGTCAATAACATCAAAAGTTGCCAAAACTGGTGGGGCTGCGATATCGGTATCGAACTGTCATGATGTCAGAATATCCGACATTCGTATCGATAATGTCTATAACGGCATTGTGTTTGATGGCGGGGCACAGCAATACTTATATTTCCTTGATAATTTTGAAATTAATGGAGGGTATATTGGGGTCTTGGTTGGTCCAAGCACGAATGTTCAAGATTTATGGATTGATTCGGGAAGCATTGCAAATACCACTAATGATGGTGTTTTATTGCTGCGGGTAACAGGTATATACATGTCGAAAGTTGACATTATGGGGGCTCAAAAGCACGGTTTAGAGATGTATCCGCCAACAGGCTTTTATGTATCTGGTTTTTTTACGAACGTTCTTTGTGATACTTGCGCAAATCATGGGTGGGCAATTGGCACCAATGGAGGCACCACCGCTGAGGTTTTGATGACTGACTGTTGGGGATCGTCTTGTGGCAATGGCACAACTCAGTACCATGGCCTGTATGTCGATGAAGGTGTATCCGGTGGTCGAGTTTCGGTTGTAAAAATCAACGGCGGCTCATTTATGAACAACTGGAACAATGGCATTAAATTGCAAAAGGGTGATGCGGTCACTTTGTCAGGCACTCAAGTGTTATGCAACAATGTCAGTCAAACAGCATCCGTCGGCGGATTGCAAGTTAGTAATGCTTTCGGAAACGTAAATATCACTGGCGGTTTTTATGCAAATGCTGGATTAGAATTTACAAACCGTCAAAACTATGGCATTTCCATTGATTCTGGCTACTCAGGATTATGTTCGATTTTAGGATCGCATGTGACCCCGAACTTAATTGGTGGGATGAACTTGCCGTCTTCTTTACCGTCTGGGCTAAAAGTCATTACCTGTGCCGGTTTCAACACCGTTAACAAGGGTTCAGGCAAACTTTCTGCAGGTAGTAGCTTCGTGATTGTTAATCACAATTTGAATGTGACTCCAAAGATAGAAGAGTTATCAATTGATATCAGTGGCAATCCAACTGCGGCAGGTCTTGGTAATATCTGGATTGACCCATCAACTCTTAATGCAACTAGCTTTAAAGTAATTGCAAATACAGTTGCATCAGGTGATTTGTATTTTAATTGGCAAGCACATACTTTAGGAGCCTGA